One segment of Choloepus didactylus isolate mChoDid1 chromosome 15, mChoDid1.pri, whole genome shotgun sequence DNA contains the following:
- the NKX1-2 gene encoding NK1 transcription factor-related protein 2, translated as MLAWQDSGAKAAPSHHKISFSVMDILDPQKFTRAALPAVRAAPPEAKRSLEAEAGKDGNLGDPAWQREIPDAEGGGPGAASPLEGSEAEDAEEDEDAEGAGRLERAARLQAGPARSPEARAVALAAGERSAGGGGAASSPGSPDSPRPRRRRAEPSCTKPRRARTAFTYEQLVALENKFRATRYLSVCERLNLALSLSLTETQVKIWFQNRRTKWKKQNPGTDGATQAGGGAPYPGAPGSSTAAAAGGGGAGASPGPPGPGALPLQTFPSYSAANVLFPAASSFPLTAAAAAGGPFAPLLRPSYMTPFYTPHL; from the exons ATGCTGGCATGGCAGGACAGCGGGGCCAAGGCGGCTCCCTCCCACCACAAGATCTCCTTCTCGGTCATGGACATCCTGGACCCGCAGAAATTCACCCGCGCTGCGCTCCCGGCGGTGCGCGCCGCTCCCCCGGAAGCCAAGAGAAGTTTGGAGGCCGAAGCGGGAAAGGACGGCAACCTCGGAGACCCGGCCTGGCAGCGAGAGATCCCTG ATGCTGAGGGCGGAGGCCCGGGCGCGGCGTCCCCCCTGGAGGGCTCGGAGGCTGAGGACGCGGAGGAGGACGAGGATGCTGAGGGCGCCGGCCGTCTGGAGCGGGCTGCGCGCCTGCAGGCCGGCCCCGCGCGCTCCCCGGAGGCCcgggctgtggctctggctgcGGGAGAGCGCAGCGCTGGCGGCGGCGGCGCCGCGAGTTCCCCAGGCTCGCCAGACTCCCCGCGGCCCCGGCGCCGACGTGCAGAGCCCAGTTGCACCAAGCCGCGGCGCGCGCGCACCGCCTTCACCTACGAGCAGCTGGTGGCCTTAGAGAACAAATTCAGGGCCACGCGCTACCTGTCGGTGTGCGAGCGCCTGAACCTGGCGCTGTCGCTCAGCCTCACTGAGACGCAGGTCAAAATCTGGTTCCAGAACCGCAGGACCAAGTGGAAGAAGCAGAATCCGGGCACGGACGGCGCGACGCAGGCAGGGGGCGGTGCGCCCTATCCCGGCGCGCCCGGGTCGTCCACGGCGGCGGCAGCGGGCGGCGGCGGTGCGGGGGCCAGCCCGGGACCACCGGGCCCTGGAGCGCTGCCATTACAGACTTTCCCCTCCTACTCCGCGGCCAACGTCCTCTTCCCAGCCGCTTCCTCTTTCCCGCTGACGGCTGCTGCCGCCGCCGGGGGCCCCTTCGCGCCCCTCCTCAGGCCGTCCTATATGACCCCTTTCTATACCCCGCACCTATGA